From Herpetosiphon gulosus, a single genomic window includes:
- a CDS encoding DNA/RNA non-specific endonuclease, protein MTGLRRLLGLLVLGSLALGLRQPTTQAAPNDSLHLTLGNPSNAVADPLVPNNYLIERTQYALAYQRDAGIPAWVSWHLEVQDLGSTSRGDFVVDTSLPSGWYRVATSDYSGSGYDRGHMTPSGDRTISRAANDQTFIMSNIIPQAPDNNQGPWADLENDCRTWARAGNELYIISGGYGTKGTIASGRVSIPAVTWKVIVVLPVGTDDANRVAANTRVIGIWMPNDQGIRNNAWEQYRVSVDYIESMTGYDFLSNVPTAVQAIVEAQVDGSPVVTVTPGTVSPTATRTPTATPTATRTATPTATASTTATPSNTPTPNTTSTTIPSVTPSITASATPSVSATVVIPQYYSFLPYVTQ, encoded by the coding sequence ATGACTGGTCTGCGTCGGCTTCTTGGTCTACTCGTTTTAGGATCGTTGGCGCTAGGCCTGCGTCAACCCACTACTCAAGCGGCTCCCAACGATAGTTTACACCTCACCTTGGGCAATCCTAGCAATGCTGTGGCTGATCCATTAGTGCCAAATAATTATTTAATTGAACGCACGCAGTATGCCTTGGCCTATCAGCGCGATGCGGGAATTCCCGCTTGGGTCAGCTGGCACTTAGAAGTACAAGATTTGGGTAGCACTTCGCGCGGCGATTTTGTAGTTGATACCAGTTTGCCCAGTGGTTGGTATCGGGTCGCGACCAGCGACTACAGCGGTAGCGGCTATGATCGTGGTCATATGACCCCATCAGGCGATCGCACGATTTCGCGGGCGGCTAACGATCAAACCTTCATCATGTCGAATATTATTCCTCAAGCACCTGATAATAACCAAGGCCCATGGGCCGATTTGGAAAACGATTGTCGCACGTGGGCACGCGCTGGCAATGAGTTATACATTATTAGTGGTGGCTATGGTACGAAAGGCACGATTGCTAGTGGTCGGGTTTCAATTCCGGCGGTAACTTGGAAGGTGATTGTGGTGCTGCCAGTGGGGACTGATGATGCTAATCGAGTGGCTGCCAATACTCGCGTGATTGGGATTTGGATGCCGAATGATCAGGGGATTCGCAATAATGCTTGGGAGCAATATCGGGTCAGCGTCGATTATATTGAAAGTATGACTGGCTATGATTTCCTCTCGAATGTGCCGACTGCGGTTCAGGCGATTGTTGAGGCGCAGGTTGATGGTTCACCAGTGGTGACCGTCACGCCTGGAACGGTTTCGCCAACTGCGACCCGCACGCCAACCGCAACGCCAACTGCGACCCGTACCGCTACCCCAACAGCGACGGCGAGCACAACCGCAACGCCAAGCAATACGCCTACCCCAAATACAACAAGCACCACAATTCCCAGCGTAACTCCTTCGATCACGGCCAGTGCTACGCCTTCAGTCAGCGCAACCGTGGTTATTCCTCAATATTATTCCTTTTTGCCCTACGTCACCCAATAA